Proteins encoded together in one Carya illinoinensis cultivar Pawnee chromosome 3, C.illinoinensisPawnee_v1, whole genome shotgun sequence window:
- the LOC122305822 gene encoding uncharacterized protein LOC122305822, with the protein MVDFQDSTPSDIDQMIISIDDTSNDHLEPIGNIETSNIQQYHGKKPRISRRNFNILGMTSSEEPSICPNVHLLAENSKESTQLNISYSSSAGSNYSVNLSKGKSTNARTETSQISEQLMVQQVLLVDQSQSSAQKNMRRCTFGRLRRHNVVHRQILQNVPVEANYLPNMPHCQHCKAKRFFHETNNFCCADGSISLVTNDVPDQLYNLFVSNTAESTQFRTYVRTYNNKFAFTSFGVKFDRNLCRRNRGIYTFRAQGQIYHYLPDLIPSDGQPSNLQLYFYDIEHEFENRIVDSIRMDPSIIAQLMDLLRVNPYSTFFRFIGDLPNLEYQKICIKSDPGLDQRVFNAPTSSEVAAIWVENDDSEHLTPRDIFVFNHVGGSHLVQYYFGCYDPLQYPLLFPLGDIGWHQGIQRINKRIASVSANNCTTQLIDPHQSTSAEELLRREEQVLKKKRKDPIVSCREYYCYKLQIRENLKSILLISGRLLQQFVVDMYIKIETSRLDYFRCNQQHIRSELYQGIVDSINLGQTNASRIGKRIILPSSFIGGPRDMQKRYLEAMALVQRYGKPDIFLTMTCNPNWKEISTQLLPHEETQNRPDLIARIFRAKLEDLKYELFKREIFGKISAYVYVIEHQKRGLPHAHFLIILRQDWKLYAPESFDEIVSAELPDKDNNLHLYTTVIKHMMHGPCGVLNPTNVCMKKNGCCKNNYPKQFVSNTVVGNDCFPIYKRCNNGRTAKIRGHDLDNRWVVPYNPYLLAMFDCHINVEICSTIKAVKYLYKYIYKGHDRVAFNLVSEQSTQQIDEIERFQSARWITPPEAMWRIFGFIINEVHPAVYSLHLHLENQHQVTFRAHENLTNVINSDFSAKSMLTEFFATNQVDQNARKLLYKEFPEFYVWSQQYKMWTIRKKQVVIGRIVTANPFEGERYYLRMLLNHIRGPLSFDHLKTVNGILAPTFREAATMYGLLQRDDSLEECLYEASLYQMPFSLRRLFATILVYCNPTNPRDLWERFEQDMSADFQLVESSSSTVRTETLRSISTIFESMGRNINSFHLINQNIDFDQDEFLFREIDDELAVPIPEEDLHASTLLNCEQQNAYNSILQKVLSDEPAMFFIDGPGGTGKTFLYKALLATTRTKQLIALATASSGVAASILPGGRTAHSRFKIPLHTNKNLTCSVSKQSGLARLLQKVKLIIWDEAPMSRKESIEALDKMLKDINDSELSFGGKVIVFGGDFRQILPVVPKGTRQQQIDASLVSSYLWPKLTKIRLTENMRARLDPDFSKYILDLGNGLPPITINECVRIPAVMLIPYENDAASLDHLVDTVFHNISDYSTNISSMMNRAILTPKNSYVDEINTLLIQRFPGELKQYYSFDETIDASEQAVMEDFLHTLTPNGLPPHELLLKQNCPIMLLRNINPSEGLCNGTRLICRNFDRNIIHAEIAVGHHSGKNVFIPRIPFLPNPDENSGFPFKRTQFPVKLSFAMSINKSQGQTLDFVGIYLPHPVFSHGQLYVALSRAKTISAIKILIRPISTDEPEKNCTKNIVYTDLLTLASSD; encoded by the exons ATGGTTGATTTTCAAGATTCAACGCCATCTGATattgatcaaatgattatatcaATCGATGATACATCAAATGATCATCTCGAACCTATTGGCAAtattgaaacttctaatattcAACAATACCATGGAAAGAAGCCCAGAATTTCTCGCCGTAATTTTAACATTCTTGGAATGACCTCCTCAGAAGAGCCTAGCATATGCCCAAATGTTCATCTCCTTGCTGAAAATTCAAAAGAATCTacacaattaaatatttcatacagTTCTTCTGCTGGCTCAAATTATTCTGTAAATTTGTCGAAAGGAAAGTCAACAAATGCACGAACAGAAACAAGTCAAATTTCTGAACAACTTATGGTCCAACAG gtTCTTCTTGTTGATCAATCACAATCAAGTGCTCAAAAAAATATGCGAAGATGTACTTTTG GCAGATTACGTCGTCATAATGTTGTACATAGACAGATATTACAAAATGTTCCAGTTGAAGCAAATTATTTACCAAATATGCCACATTGTCAGCATTGCAAAGCAAAAAGAttctttcatgaaacaaacaATTTCTGCTGTGCTGATGGATCAATCTCTTTGGTTACAAATGATGTTCCAGATCAACTCTATAATCTGTTTGTTTCAAATACTGCTGAATCTACACAATTTCGGACATATGTTCGAACGTACAACAACAAATTTGCTTTCACATCTTTTGGAGTTAAATTTGATAGAAATTTATGTCGAAGAAACAGAGGAATATATACATTTCGAGCTCAAGGTCAAATTTATCACTATCTCCCTGATTTGATTCCTTCAGATGGTCAACCTTCTAATTTGCAGCTATATTTCTATGACATTGAACATGAATTTGAGAATCGCATTGTTGACTCAATCAGAATGGATCCTTCTATTATTGCTCAACTTATGGATCTCCTTCGTGTAAATCcatattcaacattttttcgATTTATTGGTGATTTACCAAATTTAGAATATCAAAAAATCTGTATAAAATCAGATCCTGGTTTAGATCAACGGGTGTTTAATGCCCCAACATCATCAGAAGTTGCAGCTATTTGGGTTGAAAATGATGATTCAGAACATTTAACACCTCGTGATATTTTCGTATTTAATCATGTTGGCGGGAGTCATttagttcaatattattttggatgCTATGATCCACTTCAGTATCCTCTGTTGTTTCCTCTCGGAGATATTGGATGGCACCAAGGCATACAAAGAATTAACAAAAGAATTGCATCTGTATCTGCCAATAACTGCACAACTCAATTAATTGATCCTCATCAATCAACATCAGCAGAAGAATTACTCAGAAGAGAAGAACAAG ttttaaagaaaaagagaaaagatccCATTGTTTCTTGCCGTGAATATTACTGTTACAAGTTGCAAATTAGAGAAAATCTGAAATCTATTCTTCTAATCTCTGGCCGACTTCTtcaacaatttgttgttgacATGTATATCAAGATAGAGACTTCAAGGTTAGATTATTTTCGTTGCAATCAACAACATATTCGATCTGAATTATATCAAGGCATTGTTGATAGCATTAATCTTGGacaaacaaatgcttcaagaatTGGGAAACGTATAATTTTGCCTTCATCTTTTATTGGAGGCCCAAGAGATATGCAAAAAAGATATTTAGAAGCAATGGCTTTAGTTCAACGATATGGCAAACCagatatttttttgacaatGACATGTAATCCAAACTGGAAAGAGATCTCAACTCAATTGTTACCACATGAGGAAACCCAAAATCGACCTGACTTAATTGCTCGAATTTTTAGAGCAAAATTAGAGGATCTGAAGTATGAACTATTCAAACGagaaatatttggaaaaatctcagcatatgtttatgttattgagCACCAAAAAAGAGGACTTCCACATGCTCATTTCTTAATTATATTGCGTCAAGATTGGAAATTATACGCACCAGAATCTTTTGATGAGATCGTATCTGCTGAATTACCTGACAAAGACAACAACTTACATCTCTATACAACTGTTATTAAGCATATGATGCATGGCCCATGTGGAGTTCTAAATCCAAcaaatgtatgcatgaaaaaaaatggttgttgcaAAAATAATTACCCAAAACAATTTGTGTCAAACACTGTTGTTGGAAATGATTGCTTCCCAATATACAAACGCTGCAACAATGGAAGAACAGCCAAAATCAGAGGACATGATTTAGATAATCGTTGGGTTGTTCCATATAACCCTTATTTACTTGCAATGTTTGACTGCCATATTAATGTTGAGATATGTTCTACAATAAAAGCTGTCAAGTATCTCTACAAATACATTTATAAAGGCCATGATCGTGTTGCCTTCAATCTGGTTTCTGAACAAAGCACTCAACAGATTGATGAAATTGAAAGATTTCAATCAGCTCGATGGATTACTCCACCAGAAGCTATGTGGAGAATATTTGGCTTTATTATCAATGAAGTTCATCCAGCAGTCTATAGCTTACATTTACATCTTGAAAATCAGCACCAAGTTACTTTCCGTGCACATGAAAACTTAACAAATGTGATAAACTCTGACTTTTCAGCAAAGTCAATGCTGACTGAATTTTTCGCAACAAATCAAGTTGATCAGAATGCCAGAAAATTGTTGTATAAAGAATTTcctgaattttatgtttggagcCAACAATACAAAATGTGGACTATTCGGAAAAAACAGGTTGTGATAGGTCGAATTGTTACAGCAAATCCTTTTGAAGGAGAAAGGTATTATCTGCGGATGTTATTAAATCATATAAGAGGTCCTTTATCATTTGATCATCTCAAAACTGTCAATGGTATCTTGGCCCCCACATTTCGTGAAGCTGCAACTATGTATGGTTTATTACAGAGAGATGACAGTTTAGAAGAATGCTTATACGAAGCCTCTCTTTACCAAATGCCTTTCAGTTTAAGAAgactatttgcaacaattttggtTTACTGTAATCCTACAAATCCAAGAGATCTCTGGGAACGCTTTGAACAAGATATGTCTGCTGATTTTCAATTAGTTGAAAGTTCTTCATCAACTGTTAGAACTGAGACTTTACGCTCCATCTCCACAATATTTGAATCAATGGGTAGAAACATTAATTCGTTCCACCTTATCAACCAAAACATTGATTTTGATCAAGATGAGTTTTTGTTTAgagaaattgatgatgaattaGCTGTTCCAATTCCAGAAGAAGATCTTCATGCATCAACACTGCTTAATTGCGAACAACAAAATGCTTATAATTCTATCTTACAAAAAGTTTTGTCAGATGAACCTGCGATGTTCTTTATTGATGGTCCTGGTGGTACAGGAAAAACATTTTTATACAAAGCACTCCTTGCTACAACAAGAACAAAGCAATTAATTGCTCTTGCAACTGCTTCATCTGGTGTAGCTGCATCAATCTTACCTGGAGGTCGAACTGCACATTCACGATTCAAAATTCCGCTACATACCAACAAAAATCTCACATGTAGTGTCAGCAAACAAAGTGGACTTGCAAGATTACTACAAAAAGTAAAGTTGATCATATGGGATGAAGCTCCTATGTCAAGAAAAGAATCTATAGAAGCATTGGATAAAATGCTAAAGGATATTAATGATTCAGAATTATCTTTTGGTGGAAAAGTTATTGTATTTGGTGGAGACTTTCGTCAGATTTTACCTGTGGTCCCAAAAGGAACAAGACAACAACAGATTGATGCCAGCTTAGTTTCTTCCTACTTATGGCCAAAATTGACAAAAATTCGTTTAACTGAAAATATGCGTGCAAGATTAGATCCAGACTTCTCAAAATACATATTGGATTTAGGGAATGGGTTACCACCAATCACAATTAATGAATGCGTCAGAATTCCTGCAGTCATGTtaattccatatgaaaatgatgcTGCTTCTTTGGATCATTTGGTGGATActgtttttcataatatttctgaTTATTCAACAAATATTTCAAGCATGATGAATCGAGCTATATTGACACCAAAAAACAGttatgttgatgaaataaaCACTTTGTTGATTCAGAGATTTCCTGGAgagttaaaacaatattacAGTTTTGATGAAACAATCGACGCATCTGAACAGGCAGTCATGGAAGATTTCTTACATACTTTAACACCAAATGGACTTCCTCCACATGAATTATTGTTGAAACAAAACTGTCCAATCATGTTATTGAGAAACATCAATCCTTCAGAAGGGCTATGCAATGGAACACGACTAATCTGTCGCAATTTTGATCGTAACATTATTCATGCAGAAATTGCAGTTGGTCATCACAGTGGCAAAAATGTTTTTATTCCAAGAATTCCATTTTTACCAAATCCTGATGAAAACAGTGGTTTCCCATTCAAACGAACTCAATTCCCTGTTAAACTAAGCTTTGCAATGAGTATAAACAAGTCACAAGGACAGACATTAGATTTTGTTGGGATATATTTACCACATCCAGTTTTCTCACATGGACAATTATATGTAGCTTTATCAAGAGCTAAGACTATTTCTGCAATCAAGATTCTGATACGACCAATCTCAACTGATGAACCAGAAAAAaactgcacaaaaaatattgtctaCACAGACTTATTAACATTGGCCTCCTCTGACTGA